In Simplicispira sp. 125, one DNA window encodes the following:
- a CDS encoding YaeQ family protein — MAIKSTIFKANLQIADIDHGYYADHALTLARHPSETDERMMVRLAALAIQAHQLNDLCNGDGTLAFGAGLSDPDDPDASLTDFTGRKRVWIEVGQPEDKPLTKACSKADSVIVYCFNHASEIWWKGIETKLSRLDKLQVWRIPTEASQELARLAERSMQLQATVQEGAITLSSTQGSVHVEPVRWK, encoded by the coding sequence ATGGCCATCAAATCCACCATCTTCAAGGCGAATCTGCAGATCGCCGACATCGACCACGGCTACTACGCCGACCATGCGCTCACGCTGGCCCGCCACCCCAGCGAGACCGACGAGCGCATGATGGTGCGGCTGGCCGCGCTTGCTATCCAGGCGCACCAGCTCAATGACCTGTGCAACGGCGATGGCACGCTGGCGTTTGGCGCGGGCCTGTCCGACCCGGACGACCCGGACGCCTCGCTGACCGACTTCACGGGGCGCAAGCGGGTGTGGATCGAGGTGGGCCAGCCCGAGGACAAGCCGCTCACCAAAGCCTGCAGCAAGGCCGACTCGGTCATCGTGTACTGCTTCAACCACGCGTCCGAGATCTGGTGGAAGGGCATTGAAACCAAGCTCTCGCGCCTGGACAAGCTGCAGGTCTGGCGCATTCCCACCGAAGCCTCGCAGGAGCTGGCCCGCCTGGCCGAGCGCAGCATGCAGCTGCAGGCCACGGTGCAGGAAGGCGCCATCACGCTGAGCAGCACGCAGGGCAGCGTGCATGTGGAGCCGGTGCGCTGGAAGTAA
- a CDS encoding DUF2007 domain-containing protein, producing MRRLIQAPNMALATLWADLLCEDGMPATVQRQYLGAAAGHLPPDECLPEIWLRYDEHLERAQTLLDDLRNLPQRRWDCGCGEVVEGGFEQCWRCGAPMPR from the coding sequence ATGCGCCGTCTAATCCAGGCACCGAACATGGCCCTGGCCACCTTGTGGGCCGACCTGCTGTGCGAGGACGGTATGCCTGCCACGGTGCAGCGCCAGTATCTGGGCGCCGCCGCCGGGCACTTGCCGCCCGATGAATGCCTGCCCGAGATCTGGCTGCGCTACGACGAACACCTGGAGCGCGCCCAGACGCTGCTGGACGACCTGCGCAACCTGCCGCAGCGCCGCTGGGACTGCGGCTGTGGCGAAGTCGTGGAAGGCGGCTTTGAGCAGTGCTGGCGCTGCGGTGCGCCCATGCCGCGGTGA
- a CDS encoding DUF3717 domain-containing protein, which yields MAAIHITDIEAAINHWRAQSPSPDGVVLAPAVQALAEVYADLAYRHSTAIDEAQMSAAALAAWLDWYATTPDTPCIAICSTSQGDDWCKGCGRSFEEVQHWPAMGPVQKRATWQRIQHEGTAWRFNRYAERAQENLNEKRL from the coding sequence ATGGCCGCCATCCACATCACCGACATCGAAGCCGCGATCAACCACTGGCGAGCGCAATCGCCCAGCCCCGATGGCGTAGTGCTGGCCCCGGCCGTGCAGGCCCTGGCCGAGGTGTATGCCGACCTGGCGTACCGCCACAGCACCGCCATCGACGAAGCACAGATGAGCGCCGCCGCCCTGGCTGCGTGGCTGGACTGGTATGCCACCACGCCCGATACCCCCTGCATCGCCATTTGCTCCACCAGCCAAGGCGATGATTGGTGCAAGGGCTGCGGGCGCAGCTTTGAAGAAGTGCAGCATTGGCCAGCGATGGGCCCGGTGCAAAAACGCGCCACCTGGCAGCGCATTCAGCACGAGGGCACGGCCTGGCGCTTCAACCGCTATGCTGAGCGTGCCCAGGAGAATTTGAATGAAAAAAGGCTCTGA
- a CDS encoding TerC family protein: protein MEQFMTPEFWVAVGQIIMIDILLGGDNAVVIALACRKLPAHQRTKGILWGTAGAIILRVVLIYFALTLLAIPFLKLVGAALLVWIGVKLLAPDPDDDHSNINASDKLLAAIKTIIIADLVMSIDNVIAIAGAAQGAADHHEMPLVIFGLVISIPIIVWGSQLVIKLMDRFPAIITVGGMLLGWIAGTMLVSDPAVANADTLPWMLKIDQANDWIKYSAGIAGALLVLALGKWIAARHAAEAKPEPAAH from the coding sequence ATGGAACAGTTCATGACCCCCGAATTCTGGGTCGCCGTCGGTCAGATCATCATGATCGACATCCTGCTCGGTGGCGACAATGCCGTCGTCATCGCGCTGGCCTGTCGCAAGCTGCCGGCGCACCAGCGCACCAAGGGCATCCTGTGGGGCACCGCAGGCGCCATCATCCTGCGCGTGGTGCTGATCTACTTTGCCCTCACGCTGCTGGCCATTCCCTTCCTCAAACTCGTCGGCGCCGCGCTGCTGGTGTGGATTGGCGTGAAACTGCTGGCGCCGGACCCCGACGACGACCACAGCAACATCAACGCCAGCGACAAGCTGCTGGCCGCCATCAAGACCATCATCATTGCCGACCTGGTGATGAGCATCGACAACGTGATTGCGATTGCAGGTGCCGCCCAGGGCGCAGCCGACCACCACGAAATGCCTCTGGTCATTTTTGGCCTGGTGATCAGCATTCCGATCATCGTCTGGGGCAGCCAGCTGGTCATCAAGCTGATGGACCGCTTCCCCGCCATCATCACCGTCGGTGGCATGCTGCTGGGCTGGATTGCCGGCACCATGCTCGTCTCCGACCCGGCCGTGGCCAACGCCGACACCCTGCCCTGGATGCTCAAGATCGACCAGGCCAACGACTGGATCAAGTACAGCGCCGGCATTGCAGGTGCACTGCTGGTGCTGGCCCTTGGCAAATGGATTGCCGCGCGCCATGCGGCAGAGGCCAAACCCGAGCCTGCGGCCCACTGA
- a CDS encoding phage holin family protein — translation MKLLAKWLLSASALLLVAYLYSGVQVQSFTSALIAAFVIGLFNAVLRPVLVLLTLPVTIVTVGLFLFVINALMFWAAAGVLDGFHVSGFGAALLGSLLYSVLGIVIESALGGLFAKK, via the coding sequence ATGAAACTCCTTGCCAAATGGCTGCTCAGCGCCAGCGCGCTGCTGTTGGTGGCTTATCTCTACAGCGGTGTGCAGGTGCAGAGCTTTACCTCGGCCCTGATTGCCGCTTTCGTCATCGGCCTGTTCAACGCGGTACTGCGGCCGGTACTGGTGCTGCTGACACTGCCGGTCACCATCGTCACCGTCGGGCTGTTCCTGTTCGTCATCAACGCGCTGATGTTCTGGGCCGCCGCCGGAGTGCTCGATGGTTTCCACGTCAGCGGCTTTGGTGCGGCGCTGCTGGGCTCGCTGCTGTACTCGGTGCTGGGCATCGTGATCGAATCAGCGCTCGGCGGTCTGTTCGCGAAGAAGTGA
- a CDS encoding M48 family metalloprotease — MKNRPLALTGRALIASLLVATGSLAVAPATAQSSLPTLGDGGDITTSAERRLGDGIIRQLYRDPDYIDDPVLMEYVQTLWQALLAAARERGELSPELDERFAWEVLLGRDRTVNAFALPGGYLGVHLGLLGVVGSRDELASVLAHELSHVTQRHIARLIAQQNRQTPLMIGAMILGALAASKSPNAAQALSIGGQALVVQNQLNFSRDMEREADRVGFGLMAPAGFAPQGFVGMFEKLQQANRINDNGSWPYLRSHPLTTQRVADMQSRLPAGGAAPPAPTLEHGMLAARARVLSNPGVDVLRQWQAEPQGVGFSALPAARQAAVLYAAVLAASQLREPAAARALMPRLQQSVQGNAPATRQARLLAAEVELAAGDAVRALALVPMGPGRPELMLRTQALLRSPMAAQGASELAGQLQTWVALHPRDAGAWQLLAGVLQAQGQVLRAVRAEAEAHAARYDYAAAVDRLRAGQDLARQSRTAADHVEVSIIDTRLRAVESLLREQTAER, encoded by the coding sequence ATGAAAAATAGGCCTCTAGCGCTGACTGGTCGTGCGCTGATAGCTTCATTATTGGTAGCAACAGGGTCGCTGGCCGTGGCACCGGCTACGGCCCAGTCCAGCCTGCCCACGCTGGGCGACGGTGGTGACATCACGACCAGTGCCGAGCGGCGGTTGGGCGATGGCATCATCCGCCAGCTGTACCGCGACCCGGACTACATCGACGACCCGGTGCTCATGGAATATGTGCAGACGCTCTGGCAGGCGCTGCTGGCGGCGGCGCGTGAGCGGGGTGAGCTGTCGCCTGAACTGGACGAGCGTTTTGCCTGGGAGGTGTTGTTGGGGCGCGACCGCACGGTCAATGCCTTTGCGCTGCCCGGGGGCTATCTGGGCGTGCACCTGGGGCTTTTGGGTGTGGTGGGCAGTCGTGACGAACTGGCTTCTGTGCTGGCGCATGAACTGAGCCACGTCACCCAGCGCCACATTGCACGGCTGATCGCGCAGCAAAACCGCCAGACGCCGCTGATGATCGGCGCCATGATTCTGGGGGCCCTGGCCGCCAGCAAAAGCCCCAACGCGGCGCAGGCGCTGTCGATAGGTGGGCAGGCGCTGGTGGTGCAGAACCAGCTCAATTTTTCGCGGGACATGGAGCGCGAGGCCGACCGCGTAGGCTTTGGCCTGATGGCCCCCGCAGGCTTTGCGCCGCAGGGCTTTGTCGGCATGTTCGAGAAGCTCCAGCAGGCCAACCGCATCAATGACAACGGCTCCTGGCCCTACCTGCGCAGCCACCCGCTGACCACGCAGCGCGTGGCCGACATGCAGTCGCGCCTGCCCGCGGGCGGTGCCGCGCCGCCCGCCCCCACACTGGAGCATGGCATGCTGGCAGCCCGTGCCCGCGTGCTCTCGAATCCCGGTGTGGACGTGCTGCGCCAGTGGCAGGCCGAACCGCAGGGTGTGGGTTTCTCTGCGTTGCCTGCGGCGCGCCAAGCCGCCGTGCTGTATGCCGCCGTGCTCGCTGCCAGCCAGTTGCGTGAGCCTGCAGCCGCGCGGGCTCTGATGCCGCGCCTGCAGCAGTCCGTGCAGGGCAATGCCCCGGCCACACGCCAGGCGCGCCTGCTGGCGGCTGAGGTGGAACTGGCCGCAGGCGATGCGGTCCGCGCACTGGCCCTGGTGCCGATGGGGCCTGGCCGGCCCGAGTTGATGCTGCGCACGCAGGCCCTGCTGCGCAGCCCGATGGCAGCGCAGGGCGCGTCCGAACTGGCGGGGCAGCTACAGACTTGGGTGGCACTGCACCCGCGGGATGCGGGCGCATGGCAGTTGCTGGCCGGTGTGTTGCAGGCGCAGGGGCAGGTACTGCGCGCGGTGCGCGCCGAGGCCGAAGCCCATGCCGCCCGCTACGACTATGCGGCGGCAGTCGATCGCCTGCGGGCTGGGCAGGACCTGGCGCGCCAAAGCCGCACCGCAGCCGACCATGTCGAGGTGTCGATCATCGACACGCGGCTGCGTGCCGTCGAGTCACTTCTTCGCGAACAGACCGCCGAGCGCTGA
- the moaC gene encoding cyclic pyranopterin monophosphate synthase MoaC, protein MTVLTHFDAQGQAHMVDVAAKAATHRIAIAGGRIEMLPATLALIEAGTAKKGDVLGIARIAGIQAAKKTSDLIPLCHPLALTRVALDFDTASAHQVGATGIYCTATVETVGPTGVEMEALTAVQVALLTIYDMCKAVDRGMSIHGVQVLEKHGGKSGSFVAP, encoded by the coding sequence ATGACCGTACTCACCCACTTCGACGCCCAGGGCCAGGCCCACATGGTGGACGTCGCCGCCAAGGCCGCCACACACCGCATCGCCATAGCAGGCGGGCGCATTGAAATGCTACCCGCCACCCTGGCCTTGATCGAGGCCGGCACCGCCAAAAAGGGCGACGTGCTGGGCATCGCCCGCATTGCGGGCATCCAGGCGGCCAAGAAAACCAGCGACCTCATTCCGCTGTGCCACCCGCTGGCACTCACCCGCGTCGCCCTGGACTTTGATACCGCCAGCGCCCACCAGGTGGGTGCCACAGGCATCTACTGCACCGCCACCGTAGAAACCGTGGGGCCAACGGGCGTGGAGATGGAGGCCCTCACCGCCGTGCAGGTGGCCCTGCTCACCATCTACGACATGTGCAAGGCCGTGGACCGGGGCATGTCCATCCACGGTGTGCAGGTGCTGGAAAAGCACGGGGGCAAATCGGGGAGCTTTGTGGCGCCGTGA
- a CDS encoding Wzy polymerase domain-containing protein — protein MYLACLTAPLMALAVAFPFLFSYTQPPSTNFWPLMAAGLCGWVVAVVWNARSAGRVNTVRGGWMDRSEMATWLGAGLLLAAVLASAIGLLQYFGAAPGLDPWVHASKPGQAMGNLRQRNQQATLLSMGLWALLWVVAQTEAHLRASSAGGGSAQAGEDLHGGGRPWPLWLVGILTAWALALLAVGSAATASRTGLAQWCVVGALLVLWRVSLGRLAVGLALVGLVIYGVAAWLLPELLLQWTGFRAEGLFARFGDAPGCTSRRVLWSNVLYLIAQKPWLGWGWGELDFAHYSTLFPGERFCVLLDNAHNLPLHLAVELGVPAAVLACSAVLAWIWRARPWRETDPARQLAWGILALVGLHSMLEFPLWYGPFQLVTVLAVLVLWRSPAQGLPTQRMLNFWKNWPIASYLKALAAIIFIVTMVWMGWSYHRVSQVFKPVEQRTPSLREGTLDKVSGTWLFSDAVDFARLTTMPVNRETAERVHALATSLLHYSPEPRVIEPLIESAALLGRDDEVAYHLQRFRAAYPKDYARWTKLNRALGPSHSGGSSPP, from the coding sequence GTGTACCTTGCTTGCCTCACTGCCCCGCTGATGGCGCTGGCGGTTGCCTTCCCGTTTCTGTTTTCCTATACCCAGCCACCCTCTACCAACTTCTGGCCCTTGATGGCTGCCGGGCTGTGCGGTTGGGTGGTGGCGGTGGTGTGGAATGCACGCTCAGCAGGCCGCGTTAACACTGTGCGGGGCGGCTGGATGGATCGCTCCGAGATGGCCACCTGGCTTGGCGCGGGCCTGTTGCTGGCCGCCGTGCTGGCCAGTGCCATCGGCCTGCTGCAATATTTTGGCGCGGCCCCTGGGCTTGATCCCTGGGTGCATGCCTCCAAGCCCGGCCAGGCCATGGGCAATTTGCGGCAGCGCAACCAGCAGGCCACGCTGCTCAGCATGGGGCTGTGGGCTTTGCTGTGGGTGGTGGCGCAGACCGAGGCGCATTTGCGTGCGTCATCGGCGGGAGGGGGCTCGGCGCAGGCCGGGGAAGACTTGCATGGGGGCGGTCGGCCCTGGCCTCTGTGGCTGGTCGGGATTCTGACGGCCTGGGCGCTGGCCCTGCTGGCAGTGGGCAGTGCGGCCACGGCGTCGCGCACGGGGCTGGCGCAGTGGTGCGTGGTGGGGGCGCTTTTGGTGCTGTGGCGGGTGTCACTGGGGCGCCTGGCGGTGGGGCTGGCGCTGGTGGGTTTGGTTATTTATGGCGTGGCGGCCTGGTTGCTGCCCGAACTGCTGCTGCAATGGACCGGATTCCGGGCCGAAGGCTTGTTCGCACGCTTTGGTGATGCGCCGGGCTGCACCAGCCGCCGGGTTTTGTGGTCCAACGTGCTCTATTTGATCGCCCAGAAGCCCTGGCTGGGCTGGGGCTGGGGTGAGCTGGACTTTGCGCACTACAGTACCTTGTTCCCGGGTGAGCGCTTTTGTGTGTTGCTCGACAACGCGCACAACCTGCCACTGCATCTGGCGGTGGAGCTGGGCGTGCCTGCGGCGGTGCTGGCGTGCTCTGCCGTGCTGGCCTGGATATGGCGCGCGCGCCCCTGGCGTGAGACGGACCCGGCGCGGCAACTGGCCTGGGGCATTCTGGCGCTGGTGGGGCTGCACAGCATGCTGGAGTTTCCGCTGTGGTACGGGCCGTTCCAGCTGGTGACGGTGTTGGCCGTGCTGGTGTTGTGGCGCAGCCCGGCGCAGGGTCTGCCAACACAGAGGATGCTGAATTTTTGGAAAAATTGGCCTATAGCGTCCTATTTGAAAGCGCTGGCAGCTATTATTTTTATAGTGACGATGGTCTGGATGGGGTGGAGCTACCACCGCGTTAGCCAAGTTTTCAAACCGGTCGAGCAGCGCACGCCTTCGCTGCGCGAGGGCACGCTGGACAAGGTGTCCGGCACATGGCTGTTTTCGGATGCGGTGGATTTTGCGCGGCTGACGACCATGCCGGTGAACCGCGAAACAGCGGAAAGGGTGCACGCTTTGGCCACTTCGCTGCTGCACTATTCACCCGAGCCGCGCGTGATCGAGCCGCTGATCGAAAGCGCTGCCCTGCTGGGGCGCGATGACGAGGTGGCCTACCACCTGCAGCGTTTCCGCGCAGCCTACCCCAAGGACTACGCTCGCTGGACAAAACTGAACCGGGCTTTGGGCCCTTCCCATTCAGGGGGCAGCAGTCCTCCATGA